A DNA window from Mastomys coucha isolate ucsf_1 unplaced genomic scaffold, UCSF_Mcou_1 pScaffold21, whole genome shotgun sequence contains the following coding sequences:
- the Yif1b gene encoding protein YIF1B isoform X3, translating into MPRPGRGRIAASKRRVPVSQPGMADPHQFFDDTSSAPSRGYGGQPSPGGLGYPTSSSEAAFLAAPMSNMAMVYGSSLAAQGKELVDKNIDRFIPVSKLKYYFAVDTVYVGKKLGLLVFPYLHQDWEVQYQQDTPVAPRFDINAPDLYIPAMAFITYILVAGLALGTQDRFSPDLLGLQASSALAWLTLEVVAILLSLYLVTANTDLTTIDLVAFLGYKYVGMISGVLTGLLFGKIGYYLVLAWCCVSIFVFMIRTLRLKILAQAAAEGVPVRGTRNQLRMYLTMAVAAAQPILMYWLTFHLVR; encoded by the exons CCTCAAAGCGGAGGGTGCCAGTGTCCCAACCAGGCATGGCTGATCCCCACCAGTTTTTCGACGACACGAGTTCAGCCCCGAGCCGGGGCTATGGAGGCCAGCCGTCACCTGGTGGTCTGGGTTACCCCACTTCTTCATCCGAGGCAGCCTTCCTGGCTGCCCCTATGTCCAACATGGCGATGGTGTACGGGAGCAGCCTGGCCGCTCAGGGCAAGGAGCTGGTAGATAAGAAT ATCGACCGCTTCATCCCGGTCAGCAAGCTCAAGTATTACTTCGCCGTGGACACAGTGTATGTGGGCAAGAAGCTCGGACTGCTCGTCTTTCCCTACCTTCACCAG GACTGGGAGGTACAATACCAACAGGACACCCCAGTGGCCCCCCGCTTCGACATCAATGCTCCAGACCTCTACATTCCAG CCATGGCTTTCATCACCTACATCTTGGTGGCCGGCCTTGCACTGGGGACCCAGGACAG GTTCTCCCCAGACCTCCTGGGACTGCAGGCGAGCTCAGCACTGGCTTGGCTGACTCTGGAAGTTGTAGCCATCCTGCTAAGTCTCTACCTGGTCACTGCCAACACTGACCTTACCACCATTGACTTGGTGGCCTTCTTGGGCTACAAATATGTGGG GATGATTAGTGGGGTCCTCACGGGCCTGCTCTTTGGAAAGATTGGCTACTACCTGGTGCTTGCCTGGTGCTGTGTGTCCATCTTTGTGTTCATG ATCCGGACCCTGCGGCTCAAGATCCTGGCCCAGGCAGCGGCCGAAGGAGTGCCAGTGCGCGGGACGCGGAACCAGCTGCGCATGTACCTGACTATGGCGGTGGCTGCTGCGCAGCCGATACTCATGTACTGGCTCACCTTCCACCTGGTACGGTGA
- the CUNH19orf33 gene encoding immortalization up-regulated protein — translation MEFDLAAALGPGSKKPEGASQVGDPKHCPLKAPGRPGTGAAHKPKHGSGSSSDSSSSSSSSDSEAEGKEHAAGCKKHERSSDKAKKPKVKKEKKKKEKKKEKAPH, via the exons ATGGAGTTCGACTTGGCCGCAG CCCTGGGCCCTGGTTCTAAGAAGCCAGAGGGGGCAAGTCAAGTGGGAGACCCTAAACACTGTCCTCTTAAAGCGCCGGGCCGGCCAGGGACAGGCGCTGCTCACAAGCCGAAG CATGGTTCTGGCAGCTCCTCCGACtccagcagcagtagcagctccAGCGACTCCGAGGCAGAGGGGAAG GAGCACGCTGCTGGCTGCAAGAAGCATGAACGCTCCTCAGACAAGGCCAAGAAACCCaaagtaaagaaggaaaagaagaagaaggagaagaaaaaggagaaggccCCCCACTGA
- the Yif1b gene encoding protein YIF1B isoform X4, with product MPRPASKRRVPVSQPGMADPHQFFDDTSSAPSRGYGGQPSPGGLGYPTSSSEAAFLAAPMSNMAMVYGSSLAAQGKELVDKNIDRFIPVSKLKYYFAVDTVYVGKKLGLLVFPYLHQDWEVQYQQDTPVAPRFDINAPDLYIPAMAFITYILVAGLALGTQDRFSPDLLGLQASSALAWLTLEVVAILLSLYLVTANTDLTTIDLVAFLGYKYVGMISGVLTGLLFGKIGYYLVLAWCCVSIFVFMIRTLRLKILAQAAAEGVPVRGTRNQLRMYLTMAVAAAQPILMYWLTFHLVR from the exons CCTCAAAGCGGAGGGTGCCAGTGTCCCAACCAGGCATGGCTGATCCCCACCAGTTTTTCGACGACACGAGTTCAGCCCCGAGCCGGGGCTATGGAGGCCAGCCGTCACCTGGTGGTCTGGGTTACCCCACTTCTTCATCCGAGGCAGCCTTCCTGGCTGCCCCTATGTCCAACATGGCGATGGTGTACGGGAGCAGCCTGGCCGCTCAGGGCAAGGAGCTGGTAGATAAGAAT ATCGACCGCTTCATCCCGGTCAGCAAGCTCAAGTATTACTTCGCCGTGGACACAGTGTATGTGGGCAAGAAGCTCGGACTGCTCGTCTTTCCCTACCTTCACCAG GACTGGGAGGTACAATACCAACAGGACACCCCAGTGGCCCCCCGCTTCGACATCAATGCTCCAGACCTCTACATTCCAG CCATGGCTTTCATCACCTACATCTTGGTGGCCGGCCTTGCACTGGGGACCCAGGACAG GTTCTCCCCAGACCTCCTGGGACTGCAGGCGAGCTCAGCACTGGCTTGGCTGACTCTGGAAGTTGTAGCCATCCTGCTAAGTCTCTACCTGGTCACTGCCAACACTGACCTTACCACCATTGACTTGGTGGCCTTCTTGGGCTACAAATATGTGGG GATGATTAGTGGGGTCCTCACGGGCCTGCTCTTTGGAAAGATTGGCTACTACCTGGTGCTTGCCTGGTGCTGTGTGTCCATCTTTGTGTTCATG ATCCGGACCCTGCGGCTCAAGATCCTGGCCCAGGCAGCGGCCGAAGGAGTGCCAGTGCGCGGGACGCGGAACCAGCTGCGCATGTACCTGACTATGGCGGTGGCTGCTGCGCAGCCGATACTCATGTACTGGCTCACCTTCCACCTGGTACGGTGA
- the Yif1b gene encoding protein YIF1B isoform X2 — translation MHATGLAAPAGTPRLPSKRRVPVSQPGMADPHQFFDDTSSAPSRGYGGQPSPGGLGYPTSSSEAAFLAAPMSNMAMVYGSSLAAQGKELVDKNIDRFIPVSKLKYYFAVDTVYVGKKLGLLVFPYLHQDWEVQYQQDTPVAPRFDINAPDLYIPAMAFITYILVAGLALGTQDRFSPDLLGLQASSALAWLTLEVVAILLSLYLVTANTDLTTIDLVAFLGYKYVGMISGVLTGLLFGKIGYYLVLAWCCVSIFVFMIRTLRLKILAQAAAEGVPVRGTRNQLRMYLTMAVAAAQPILMYWLTFHLVR, via the exons CCTCAAAGCGGAGGGTGCCAGTGTCCCAACCAGGCATGGCTGATCCCCACCAGTTTTTCGACGACACGAGTTCAGCCCCGAGCCGGGGCTATGGAGGCCAGCCGTCACCTGGTGGTCTGGGTTACCCCACTTCTTCATCCGAGGCAGCCTTCCTGGCTGCCCCTATGTCCAACATGGCGATGGTGTACGGGAGCAGCCTGGCCGCTCAGGGCAAGGAGCTGGTAGATAAGAAT ATCGACCGCTTCATCCCGGTCAGCAAGCTCAAGTATTACTTCGCCGTGGACACAGTGTATGTGGGCAAGAAGCTCGGACTGCTCGTCTTTCCCTACCTTCACCAG GACTGGGAGGTACAATACCAACAGGACACCCCAGTGGCCCCCCGCTTCGACATCAATGCTCCAGACCTCTACATTCCAG CCATGGCTTTCATCACCTACATCTTGGTGGCCGGCCTTGCACTGGGGACCCAGGACAG GTTCTCCCCAGACCTCCTGGGACTGCAGGCGAGCTCAGCACTGGCTTGGCTGACTCTGGAAGTTGTAGCCATCCTGCTAAGTCTCTACCTGGTCACTGCCAACACTGACCTTACCACCATTGACTTGGTGGCCTTCTTGGGCTACAAATATGTGGG GATGATTAGTGGGGTCCTCACGGGCCTGCTCTTTGGAAAGATTGGCTACTACCTGGTGCTTGCCTGGTGCTGTGTGTCCATCTTTGTGTTCATG ATCCGGACCCTGCGGCTCAAGATCCTGGCCCAGGCAGCGGCCGAAGGAGTGCCAGTGCGCGGGACGCGGAACCAGCTGCGCATGTACCTGACTATGGCGGTGGCTGCTGCGCAGCCGATACTCATGTACTGGCTCACCTTCCACCTGGTACGGTGA
- the Yif1b gene encoding protein YIF1B isoform X1: MHATGLAAPAGTPRLRKWPSKRRVPVSQPGMADPHQFFDDTSSAPSRGYGGQPSPGGLGYPTSSSEAAFLAAPMSNMAMVYGSSLAAQGKELVDKNIDRFIPVSKLKYYFAVDTVYVGKKLGLLVFPYLHQDWEVQYQQDTPVAPRFDINAPDLYIPAMAFITYILVAGLALGTQDRFSPDLLGLQASSALAWLTLEVVAILLSLYLVTANTDLTTIDLVAFLGYKYVGMISGVLTGLLFGKIGYYLVLAWCCVSIFVFMIRTLRLKILAQAAAEGVPVRGTRNQLRMYLTMAVAAAQPILMYWLTFHLVR; encoded by the exons CCTCAAAGCGGAGGGTGCCAGTGTCCCAACCAGGCATGGCTGATCCCCACCAGTTTTTCGACGACACGAGTTCAGCCCCGAGCCGGGGCTATGGAGGCCAGCCGTCACCTGGTGGTCTGGGTTACCCCACTTCTTCATCCGAGGCAGCCTTCCTGGCTGCCCCTATGTCCAACATGGCGATGGTGTACGGGAGCAGCCTGGCCGCTCAGGGCAAGGAGCTGGTAGATAAGAAT ATCGACCGCTTCATCCCGGTCAGCAAGCTCAAGTATTACTTCGCCGTGGACACAGTGTATGTGGGCAAGAAGCTCGGACTGCTCGTCTTTCCCTACCTTCACCAG GACTGGGAGGTACAATACCAACAGGACACCCCAGTGGCCCCCCGCTTCGACATCAATGCTCCAGACCTCTACATTCCAG CCATGGCTTTCATCACCTACATCTTGGTGGCCGGCCTTGCACTGGGGACCCAGGACAG GTTCTCCCCAGACCTCCTGGGACTGCAGGCGAGCTCAGCACTGGCTTGGCTGACTCTGGAAGTTGTAGCCATCCTGCTAAGTCTCTACCTGGTCACTGCCAACACTGACCTTACCACCATTGACTTGGTGGCCTTCTTGGGCTACAAATATGTGGG GATGATTAGTGGGGTCCTCACGGGCCTGCTCTTTGGAAAGATTGGCTACTACCTGGTGCTTGCCTGGTGCTGTGTGTCCATCTTTGTGTTCATG ATCCGGACCCTGCGGCTCAAGATCCTGGCCCAGGCAGCGGCCGAAGGAGTGCCAGTGCGCGGGACGCGGAACCAGCTGCGCATGTACCTGACTATGGCGGTGGCTGCTGCGCAGCCGATACTCATGTACTGGCTCACCTTCCACCTGGTACGGTGA